The Cryptococcus neoformans var. neoformans B-3501A chromosome 4, whole genome shotgun sequence genome has a window encoding:
- a CDS encoding hypothetical protein (HMMPfam hit to Acetyltransf_1, Acetyltransferase (GNAT) family, score: 55.1, E(): 1.8e-13), translating into MIYAQKLFSRAQKSPTVLAPHLPIIDKLPNGQRQSNSSFPYTEISKKEEMFDPTSRFLLVLGETPMDTRDEVPPKKRQIDIQEHELFGFCEFRFDVEETLSEKLAEVVYCYELQLRPSVRKQGIAKQLIGILEDIGRLRKMEKIMLTCLKNNASALSFYRRQGFEADEIDPTRMSEEEPENGEEVDYVILSKPL; encoded by the exons atgATATATGCCCAAAAACTCTTCTCTCGCGCT CAGAAATCGCCCACTGTTCTTGCACCTCACCTGCCGATTATTGACAAGCTTCCCAATGGCCAAAG ACAGTCAAATTCAAGCTTCCCTTACACAGAGATTTccaaaaaggaagaaatgtTCGATCCGACTTCGCGATTTTTACTGGTTCTCGGGGAGACACCAATGGACACACGTGATGAAGTACCTCCAAAAAAACGACAAATTGATATTCAAGAGCATGAACTATTCGGCTTCTGTGAATTTCGATTTGACGTGGAGGAAACACTCTCTGAGAAGCTCGCGGAGGTGGTGTACTG TTACGAATTACAGCTTAGACCCTCTGTGCGAAAGCAAGGCATAGCAAAGCAACTAATCGGGATTTTAGAAGATATTGGCCGGCTAaggaaaatggagaagatcaTGTTGACATGCCTCAAAA ACAATGCTTCCGCGCTGTCCTTCTATAGGCGTCAAGGATTTGAAGCCGATGAGATTGACCCAACTCGGatgtcggaagaagagccagaAAATGGTGAGGAAGTGGACTATGTGATACTTAGCAAGCCTTTGTAG